One Algibacter sp. L3A6 genomic region harbors:
- a CDS encoding flippase: MSLFSKKDFANAKWYIVEKVCQLIVGIYITPKIFNSLGAFNSGELEISKAIVGVLAPFFFLGLSAICIRELVFKPKMKNQIIGTTLVLRLCSFVLLSLCLLIYTYFTNTSEITFIVLIIAFSYLFRISDVIEYFFVARKKYKYVFICKIITLIFVLIVQYYGVEHNFGAFYFAGVLFFEFAMQTLIYLGIITYSKELNLCKLSWSFKLAKDLLVSAFPLLLTNFIIVFYLAIDDFFINTYLGSAANGVFSVVNFLVIFITWNIGAAFIYGLYPALAECYLDDKILYAIRLKFMLKVVILFGICIGIFYTFLGDYVISTQYEKSFEAAKSPLKVFAWAPIFVFVGMLFEKHLVNQNKLNRNVYRFILGCAVNVLLCFLFIPKYHLVGAAFALLLSHFVTNIVFVFLYKSYRQDIWLLLLNKPK, encoded by the coding sequence TTGAGTTTATTCAGTAAAAAAGATTTCGCAAATGCCAAATGGTATATTGTAGAAAAAGTTTGTCAGTTAATTGTGGGTATTTATATTACTCCTAAAATTTTTAATAGTTTAGGAGCGTTTAATTCGGGCGAATTAGAAATATCTAAAGCTATTGTTGGTGTATTGGCACCTTTTTTCTTTCTTGGTTTATCGGCTATATGTATTCGAGAATTAGTGTTTAAACCTAAAATGAAAAACCAGATTATTGGTACCACTTTAGTACTTCGCTTATGTAGTTTTGTGCTACTTTCATTGTGTTTGTTAATCTATACTTATTTTACAAATACAAGTGAAATTACCTTTATTGTTTTAATTATAGCGTTTAGTTATTTGTTTAGAATTAGTGATGTTATTGAGTATTTTTTTGTTGCTAGAAAAAAATATAAATACGTTTTTATCTGTAAAATTATCACGCTTATATTTGTATTGATTGTTCAGTATTACGGCGTGGAGCATAACTTTGGTGCATTTTATTTTGCAGGAGTTTTGTTTTTTGAATTCGCTATGCAAACCCTTATTTATTTAGGCATTATAACGTATTCCAAAGAATTAAACCTTTGCAAGTTATCCTGGTCTTTTAAATTAGCTAAAGATTTATTGGTTTCAGCTTTCCCTTTATTACTCACCAATTTTATAATAGTTTTTTACTTAGCAATAGACGATTTTTTTATCAACACCTATTTAGGAAGCGCCGCAAACGGTGTGTTTTCTGTGGTTAATTTTTTAGTTATTTTTATCACCTGGAATATTGGTGCAGCTTTTATATATGGATTATATCCAGCTTTAGCAGAATGTTATTTAGACGATAAAATTTTGTATGCTATACGCTTAAAGTTTATGTTAAAAGTGGTTATTCTTTTCGGTATTTGTATAGGGATATTTTACACCTTTTTAGGAGATTATGTAATATCTACTCAATATGAGAAAAGCTTTGAAGCCGCAAAAAGTCCATTAAAGGTTTTCGCTTGGGCACCTATATTTGTTTTTGTAGGTATGTTGTTTGAGAAGCATTTGGTGAATCAGAATAAATTAAATCGTAATGTTTATCGCTTTATTTTGGGTTGTGCTGTAAACGTTTTATTGTGCTTTTTATTTATTCCAAAATATCATCTTGTCGGTGCAGCTTTTGCACTTTTATTAAGTCATTTTGTAACCAATATTGTATTTGTTTTCTTGTATAAATCTTATAGACAGGATATATGGTTGCTTTTATTGAATAAACCGAAATAA
- a CDS encoding NADP-dependent isocitrate dehydrogenase gives MSKIIYTKTDEAPALATRSFLPIVQTFVKSAGIEIETKDISLAARILAVFPDFLKEDQKVSDDLAFLGNLAKQPEANIIKLPNISASIPQLKAAISELQSQGFAIPSYPDEPKTDVEKEIKSRYDKIKGSAVNPVLREGNSDRRAPKAVKNYAKNNPHSMGAWSSDSKTHVATMDAGDFAHNEKSVTLSEATSIKIEHTDTNGNVKVLKDNLGLLKGEIIDATVLSKKALIEFFETEFAKAKAEGVLLSLHMKATMMKVSDPIIFGHAVRVYLKDVFEKYGETFDEIGVDVNNGYGNLVDGLKELPEAKQTEINAAIDAAFENGADLAMVNSDKGITNLHVPSDVIIDASMPAMIRTSGQMWNAAGKLQDTKAVIPDSSYAGIYTATIDFCKKHGAFDPTTMGTVPNVGLMAQKAEEYGSHDKTFEIPSNGVVKVIDASGATLLEHTVEAGDIWRMCQAKDAPIQDWVKLAVTRARASETPAVFWLDENRAHDAELIKKVNLYLKDLDTTGLDLRILSPIDATLFTCERLKDGKDTISVSGNVLRDYLTDLFPILEVGTSAKMLSIVPLMNGGGLFETGAGGSAPKHVQQLLEENHLRWDSLGEFLALAVSLEHFSLANSNPKAKILGEALDNATDKLLENRKGPSRKVGELDNRGSHFYLAMYWAQELAKQNEDAALKAEFTPIAKQLVDNEAVIVKELVDIQGASVNLGGYYEPNEDLINNAMRPSKTFNAILN, from the coding sequence ATGTCTAAAATTATTTACACGAAAACGGACGAAGCTCCGGCTTTAGCAACACGTTCTTTTTTACCTATTGTTCAAACTTTTGTAAAATCGGCGGGAATTGAAATTGAAACGAAAGATATTTCGTTAGCTGCAAGAATTTTAGCCGTTTTTCCTGATTTTTTAAAGGAAGATCAAAAAGTTTCGGATGATTTAGCTTTCCTTGGAAATTTAGCAAAACAACCAGAGGCTAATATTATCAAATTACCGAATATTAGTGCATCTATACCGCAGTTAAAGGCTGCTATTTCTGAACTACAAAGCCAAGGCTTTGCTATTCCGAGTTACCCAGATGAGCCTAAAACAGATGTGGAAAAGGAAATTAAGTCTCGTTACGATAAAATTAAAGGAAGTGCTGTAAACCCGGTATTACGCGAAGGTAATAGTGATCGTCGTGCGCCAAAAGCTGTGAAAAATTACGCTAAAAACAATCCGCATTCAATGGGAGCGTGGTCTAGCGATTCTAAAACACATGTAGCAACTATGGATGCTGGCGATTTTGCTCATAATGAGAAATCGGTAACATTATCAGAAGCGACAAGTATAAAAATTGAGCATACTGATACTAACGGAAACGTAAAGGTTTTAAAGGATAATTTAGGTCTTTTAAAAGGTGAAATTATTGACGCTACTGTTTTAAGTAAAAAAGCTCTAATCGAGTTTTTTGAAACTGAATTTGCAAAAGCTAAAGCAGAAGGTGTGTTATTATCTCTGCACATGAAAGCAACGATGATGAAGGTGAGTGATCCTATTATTTTTGGTCATGCAGTTCGTGTGTATTTAAAAGATGTTTTTGAAAAATACGGAGAAACTTTTGATGAAATTGGGGTTGATGTAAATAACGGGTACGGAAATTTAGTTGATGGTTTAAAAGAATTACCAGAAGCAAAACAAACCGAAATTAATGCTGCTATTGATGCTGCTTTTGAAAATGGTGCAGATTTGGCTATGGTAAATAGTGATAAAGGTATTACTAATTTACACGTACCTAGTGATGTTATTATTGATGCTTCTATGCCAGCAATGATTCGTACGTCTGGACAAATGTGGAACGCTGCAGGTAAACTACAGGATACTAAAGCGGTAATTCCTGACAGTAGTTATGCAGGTATATATACAGCAACTATTGATTTTTGTAAAAAACATGGTGCTTTTGATCCAACTACTATGGGAACTGTTCCTAACGTAGGTTTAATGGCTCAAAAAGCAGAAGAATATGGTTCTCACGACAAAACTTTTGAAATTCCATCTAATGGTGTTGTAAAAGTTATTGATGCTTCTGGTGCTACTTTATTAGAGCATACGGTTGAAGCTGGAGATATTTGGAGAATGTGCCAAGCTAAAGATGCTCCAATCCAAGACTGGGTTAAATTGGCTGTTACTCGTGCTAGAGCATCAGAAACTCCTGCTGTATTTTGGTTAGACGAAAACAGAGCTCATGATGCTGAACTTATTAAAAAAGTAAATTTATATTTAAAAGATCTTGATACAACTGGTTTAGATCTACGTATATTATCTCCTATAGATGCTACGCTTTTTACTTGTGAACGTTTAAAAGATGGTAAAGACACTATTTCTGTTTCTGGTAATGTATTACGTGATTATTTAACCGATTTATTCCCAATTTTAGAAGTGGGAACTAGTGCAAAAATGTTATCTATTGTACCATTAATGAATGGTGGTGGATTGTTTGAAACTGGAGCAGGTGGTTCTGCACCAAAGCACGTGCAACAATTATTAGAAGAAAACCACTTACGTTGGGATTCTTTAGGTGAATTTTTAGCACTTGCAGTTTCGTTAGAGCATTTTAGTTTAGCAAACAGCAATCCTAAGGCTAAAATTTTAGGTGAAGCTCTTGATAACGCTACTGATAAATTATTAGAAAACAGAAAAGGGCCTTCTAGAAAAGTTGGTGAGTTGGATAATAGAGGTAGTCATTTTTATTTAGCTATGTATTGGGCACAAGAATTAGCAAAGCAAAATGAAGACGCTGCTTTAAAAGCTGAATTTACTCCAATTGCTAAACAACTAGTAGATAACGAAGCTGTTATTGTTAAAGAACTTGTTGATATTCAAGGTGCTTCTGTAAATTTAGGTGGTTATTATGAGCCTAACGAAGACTTAATAAATAATGCAATGAGACCAAGTAAAACCTTTAATGCTATTTTAAACTAA
- the rplT gene encoding 50S ribosomal protein L20 encodes MPRSVNSVAKRARRKKVLKQAKGYFGRRKNVWTVAKNAVDKAMQYSYRDRRNKKRTFRALWITRINAGARLHGLSYSQFMGKLKANDIELNRKVLADLAMNNPEAFKAVIEKVK; translated from the coding sequence ATGCCAAGATCAGTAAATTCTGTAGCAAAAAGAGCCCGTAGAAAAAAGGTTCTAAAACAAGCAAAAGGTTACTTTGGACGTCGTAAAAACGTTTGGACAGTAGCAAAAAATGCGGTTGATAAAGCGATGCAATACTCGTACAGAGACCGTAGAAATAAAAAGAGAACATTCCGTGCATTATGGATCACGCGTATTAACGCAGGAGCCCGTTTACATGGTTTATCTTATTCTCAATTTATGGGGAAATTAAAAGCTAATGATATCGAATTAAACCGTAAGGTTTTAGCCGATTTAGCTATGAACAACCCAGAGGCTTTTAAAGCCGTAATCGAGAAAGTAAAATAA
- a CDS encoding YHS domain-containing (seleno)protein yields MKNLIALILFVFSQTIFAQNIDFNTKKGFVIEGFDVVSYFNNAPKKGNDSYVANYKGGKFKFSTQSNLDTFNENPEKYVPEYGGYCAYAIAVKGDKVSVDPETYEIRDGKLYLFYNSWGINTLKSWLDESPDNLKEKADTNWKQINRS; encoded by the coding sequence ATGAAAAATTTAATAGCTCTAATTCTCTTCGTATTTAGTCAAACTATATTCGCTCAAAACATCGATTTCAATACTAAAAAAGGTTTTGTAATAGAAGGTTTCGATGTCGTTTCATATTTTAATAATGCACCTAAAAAAGGAAATGATTCTTATGTAGCGAACTACAAAGGAGGAAAGTTCAAATTTTCAACACAAAGCAATCTAGACACTTTTAATGAAAATCCTGAAAAGTACGTACCGGAATATGGCGGATATTGTGCTTATGCGATTGCTGTAAAGGGAGACAAAGTTTCCGTAGATCCAGAAACTTACGAAATTAGAGATGGTAAATTATACTTGTTTTACAATTCATGGGGAATTAATACCCTTAAATCTTGGTTAGACGAATCTCCAGACAACTTAAAGGAAAAGGCAGATACGAACTGGAAACAAATAAATCGAAGTTAG
- the infC gene encoding translation initiation factor IF-3: MRRRHQPRRVSQEDKHKINSKITAQKLRLVGDNVEIGIYTKGDAMRIADTQGLDLVEISPNAEPPVCKVMDYKKFLYEQKKRDKALKSKATKVTIKEIRFGPQTDDHDYAFKRKHAEKFLKEGAKLKAFVFFKGRSIIFKEQGQILLLRLAQDLEELGKVEQMPRLEGKRMTMFIAPKK, encoded by the coding sequence ATTAGAAGAAGACATCAACCGAGAAGGGTTTCACAAGAGGATAAACACAAGATAAACTCGAAAATTACAGCACAAAAACTGCGTCTTGTAGGAGACAACGTTGAAATCGGTATTTATACCAAAGGTGACGCTATGCGAATAGCTGACACACAAGGATTAGATCTTGTAGAAATATCACCAAATGCTGAGCCCCCTGTTTGTAAGGTTATGGACTATAAAAAGTTTCTTTACGAACAAAAGAAGCGTGATAAGGCTTTAAAATCTAAAGCTACAAAAGTGACTATCAAAGAGATTCGTTTTGGACCTCAAACTGATGATCATGATTACGCATTTAAAAGGAAGCATGCCGAAAAATTCCTTAAAGAAGGTGCAAAGCTAAAAGCATTTGTGTTTTTTAAAGGACGTTCTATTATATTTAAAGAACAAGGCCAAATCCTGTTACTACGTTTAGCTCAAGATCTAGAAGAACTTGGAAAAGTAGAACAAATGCCAAGACTGGAAGGTAAACGTATGACTATGTTTATTGCTCCTAAAAAGTAA
- a CDS encoding TonB-dependent receptor, translated as MKNLFLWLIIACSFFSLSLNAQSKFTISGTISEASSNETLIGVNIIFPEIQSGTTTNEYGFYSITLPEGTYKLAVSYLGFNTIVETVELTGDLVKNFSLTDTLESLDEVVITENIEKLNIKAPQMSVNKLSSTTIKEIPVVLGEADIIKAITLLPGVTTAGEAASGFNVRGGAADQNLILLDEATIYNSSHLFGFFSVFNPDAVKDLKLYKGGIPARYGGRVSSVLDIYQKEGNSKEFHANGGIGIVSSRLLLEGPLEKDKGSFLLGGRSSYAHLFLPLFDLDNKAYFYDLNTKLSYKIDDNNNVYFSGYFGRDVFSIADTFENTYGNTVLNFRWNHLFSDKIFSNLSLIYSDYYYGLKLNFVEFDWNSGIKNFNIKYDFKHYLTNKIKLQYGLNSIYYAFNPGDIKPTVEGSGINPFKLTQKYAFENAIYLDAEHKVSDKLSLSYGLRLSTFHRLGQDELNVYENDQAVVFNEDFQIYEKANPIDTETFDRSDVIERFVNLEPRASVAYQLNTVSSVKASYNRMTQYLHLLSNTNSPTPLDVWTPSGKYIKPQLLDQYAVGYFKEFNGSKYSLEVESFYKTIKNRIDYIDGADLVANNAIEQVVLNGKARAYGLEVLFRKNEGRFKGWLAYTLSKSEQQTEGRTADEIGINNGNWYNTPYDKTHDISLTGSYDLNEKWKLNANFLFQTGQPATFPNGQYQYNGVTIPSYSNRNADRLPVYHRLDVSATYTAKPDKKSGLQSYWVFGVYNAYNRKNAASVSFSSNQDTGVNEASRLAIFGIIPSISYNFKF; from the coding sequence ATGAAAAACCTTTTCTTGTGGCTAATTATAGCTTGTTCTTTTTTTAGTCTTTCCCTAAATGCACAAAGTAAATTTACAATAAGCGGAACCATTTCCGAAGCAAGTAGTAATGAAACGCTAATTGGAGTTAATATTATTTTTCCCGAAATTCAGTCAGGAACCACAACCAATGAGTATGGTTTTTATTCCATTACGCTGCCTGAAGGCACGTATAAACTAGCGGTAAGCTATTTAGGTTTCAATACCATTGTTGAAACGGTAGAACTTACTGGAGATTTGGTTAAAAATTTCAGTTTAACTGATACCTTAGAAAGCTTGGATGAAGTTGTAATTACCGAAAATATAGAAAAACTCAATATTAAAGCACCACAAATGAGTGTAAATAAATTGAGTTCTACTACCATAAAAGAAATACCAGTTGTACTTGGTGAGGCCGATATTATTAAAGCCATCACGTTATTACCAGGTGTTACAACGGCAGGAGAAGCGGCTTCTGGATTTAATGTTCGTGGTGGAGCGGCCGATCAGAATTTAATTCTTTTAGATGAAGCTACCATTTATAATTCGTCGCATTTATTTGGTTTTTTCTCGGTTTTTAATCCTGATGCAGTTAAAGATTTAAAACTTTATAAAGGAGGTATTCCTGCTCGATATGGTGGGCGTGTTTCATCAGTTTTAGATATTTATCAAAAGGAAGGAAATAGTAAAGAGTTTCATGCTAATGGTGGTATTGGTATTGTATCGAGTCGATTATTACTCGAAGGTCCTTTAGAAAAAGATAAGGGTTCGTTTTTATTAGGAGGACGATCTAGTTATGCGCATTTGTTTTTACCCCTTTTCGATTTAGATAATAAGGCTTATTTCTACGATTTAAATACTAAGTTGAGTTATAAAATAGACGATAATAATAATGTGTATTTTTCGGGTTATTTTGGTCGAGATGTATTCAGTATTGCTGATACTTTTGAAAATACATATGGAAATACAGTATTAAACTTTAGATGGAATCATTTATTTTCTGATAAGATATTTTCAAACCTATCACTAATTTATTCCGATTATTATTACGGGTTAAAGCTTAATTTTGTAGAATTCGATTGGAATTCTGGCATTAAAAATTTCAACATAAAATACGATTTCAAACATTATCTAACCAATAAAATAAAATTACAATACGGTTTAAATAGTATTTATTATGCCTTTAATCCTGGTGATATCAAACCAACGGTAGAAGGATCTGGTATTAACCCGTTTAAATTAACTCAAAAGTATGCTTTTGAAAATGCCATTTATTTGGATGCAGAGCATAAGGTTTCCGATAAATTATCATTGTCTTACGGTTTGCGTTTAAGTACGTTTCACCGTTTAGGTCAAGACGAACTTAATGTTTATGAAAACGACCAAGCTGTTGTTTTTAATGAGGATTTTCAAATTTACGAAAAGGCAAATCCCATAGATACCGAAACCTTTGATAGAAGTGATGTTATAGAACGTTTTGTTAACCTAGAGCCACGTGCTTCTGTTGCTTATCAGCTTAATACGGTGTCTTCCGTAAAGGCAAGTTATAATAGAATGACACAGTATTTGCATTTGCTTTCCAACACAAATTCTCCAACACCTTTAGATGTTTGGACGCCAAGTGGAAAATATATTAAACCACAATTATTAGATCAATATGCTGTTGGGTATTTTAAAGAATTTAATGGTAGTAAATATTCTTTGGAAGTAGAAAGTTTTTATAAAACGATAAAGAATAGAATTGATTATATCGATGGGGCCGATTTGGTTGCCAACAACGCCATTGAGCAAGTGGTGTTAAACGGAAAAGCAAGGGCTTATGGTTTAGAGGTTTTGTTTAGAAAAAATGAAGGTCGTTTTAAAGGATGGTTAGCTTATACGTTGTCTAAATCAGAACAGCAAACAGAAGGAAGAACGGCGGATGAAATAGGAATTAATAATGGAAATTGGTACAATACACCTTATGATAAAACCCACGATATTTCACTTACCGGAAGTTACGATTTAAATGAAAAATGGAAATTAAACGCTAACTTTTTATTTCAAACAGGTCAACCAGCTACATTTCCAAATGGGCAATATCAATACAACGGTGTAACTATACCTAGTTACAGTAATAGAAATGCAGATAGATTACCTGTGTATCATCGCTTAGATGTTTCAGCTACTTATACCGCTAAGCCAGATAAAAAATCAGGACTACAGAGCTATTGGGTTTTTGGAGTTTATAATGCTTATAACAGAAAGAATGCAGCTTCTGTTTCCTTTAGTTCTAATCAAGATACGGGTGTTAATGAAGCGAGTAGATTGGCCATTTTTGGTATTATTCCTTCAATTTCTTACAATTTCAAATTTTAA
- a CDS encoding tetratricopeptide repeat protein: MKKLYKIIAPCVMFLLLCSCGSRFSKQDQLRVYNYYVKKANQYNAIEDYETAVKYSDKAIDITDTLAIAYKIKGIALYHLNVLDDAIVNFDEVISLEGETSDVFKNRAIIHLKNDDTYFLNDIETYLSTHPNDDEAINMRANYYQNAFNYANEMAFRTVKYN; this comes from the coding sequence ATGAAAAAGTTATATAAAATTATAGCGCCATGCGTTATGTTTTTATTACTCTGTAGTTGTGGTTCTAGATTTTCCAAACAAGACCAACTTAGGGTCTACAATTACTATGTAAAAAAAGCAAACCAATACAATGCCATAGAAGATTACGAAACAGCTGTAAAGTATAGCGATAAAGCTATTGACATAACAGACACCTTAGCCATAGCTTATAAGATTAAAGGGATTGCCTTATATCACTTAAATGTTCTGGATGACGCTATAGTTAATTTCGACGAAGTTATTAGCTTAGAAGGCGAAACATCAGATGTTTTTAAAAATCGTGCTATAATCCATTTAAAAAATGATGACACCTACTTTTTAAATGATATTGAAACTTATCTCAGCACGCATCCTAATGACGATGAAGCTATAAATATGAGAGCGAACTATTATCAAAATGCTTTTAACTATGCAAATGAAATGGCTTTTCGGACTGTTAAGTATAATTAG
- a CDS encoding helix-turn-helix transcriptional regulator, protein MTPDFIRKFHIYEILATTSLNNCKSRKEIISILEKIYLDYHLGDKLYQGLLVSNEKTISRDVKDIESFFGVEIEHVRHKGHYMVNQSVITKTHRTVFDKMELFLASHKERQWSPYITTEESSLNTEINILGLVKAIERKVYIKINYEGWYDDDRFTEIEQAKVQPLHIKEANKAWYLLAYNKAIGVKVLCLDKRVSNITITEELVQAPYSFDESLYFKDAFGILNNDIKTETVRLKVANHHFKYLESKPLHHSQIILSRPVKMNTDVLDYTDQDIFGEISVTLKPNYEFLIELFKFNMWVKVLEPKWLIETIVEQHDFILQHYYPDFIR, encoded by the coding sequence ATGACCCCAGATTTTATTAGAAAATTTCATATATATGAAATACTAGCAACCACTTCTCTCAATAATTGTAAGTCTAGAAAAGAGATAATCAGCATATTAGAAAAAATATATTTAGATTATCATCTTGGAGACAAGCTATACCAAGGTTTATTGGTGAGTAATGAAAAAACAATAAGCCGTGATGTAAAAGATATCGAATCCTTTTTTGGAGTAGAAATTGAACATGTTAGGCACAAAGGCCATTATATGGTCAATCAATCGGTAATAACTAAAACGCACCGTACAGTTTTCGATAAAATGGAATTATTTTTAGCGAGTCACAAAGAGCGTCAATGGTCTCCTTATATTACCACCGAAGAATCCTCTTTAAACACCGAAATCAATATTTTAGGTTTAGTTAAAGCCATAGAACGTAAAGTTTATATTAAAATTAATTATGAAGGCTGGTACGACGATGATCGGTTTACCGAAATTGAACAAGCCAAAGTGCAACCTTTACATATAAAAGAAGCGAATAAGGCTTGGTATCTATTAGCTTATAATAAAGCTATTGGCGTAAAAGTACTTTGTTTAGATAAGCGGGTTTCTAACATTACAATTACTGAAGAACTGGTACAAGCCCCATATTCTTTTGATGAATCTCTATATTTTAAAGATGCCTTCGGAATTTTAAATAATGATATTAAAACAGAAACCGTTAGGTTAAAAGTTGCAAACCATCACTTTAAATATTTAGAATCTAAACCACTCCACCATTCTCAAATCATTTTAAGCCGTCCTGTTAAAATGAATACTGACGTTTTAGATTATACAGACCAGGATATCTTTGGTGAAATTTCGGTAACCCTAAAACCGAATTATGAGTTCCTTATTGAATTATTTAAATTTAATATGTGGGTAAAAGTTTTAGAACCAAAGTGGTTAATAGAAACCATAGTAGAGCAACACGATTTTATTTTACAACATTATTATCCCGATTTTATTCGTTAA
- the thrS gene encoding threonine--tRNA ligase has protein sequence MIHITLPDGSVKTFDENVTPMDVAKSISEGFARNVISANFNGTTIETVTPLTTDGSLVLYTWKDDEGKTAFWHSSAHVLAQAIEELYSDAKLTIGPAIDNGFYYDVDFGEQTVSEKDFKAIENKMLEIARGKHEFKMRSASKAEALELYKGNEFKTELIENLEDGTITFCDHSTFTDLCRGGHIPNTGIIKAVKILSVAGAYWRGDENKPQLTRVYATSFPKQKELTEYLALLEEAKKRDHRKLGKELELFAFSQKVGQGLPLWLPKGAALRERLENFLKAAQKKAGYEMVMTPHIGQKELYVTSGHYAKYGADSFQPITTPKADEEFLLKPMNCPHHCEVYNNFQWSYKDLPVRYAEFGTVYRYEQSGELHGLTRVRGFTQDDAHIFCTPKQLDEEFKSVIDLVLYVFGSLGFENFTAQVSVRDPQNPDKYIGDVANWEKAEQAIINAATDKGLDFIIEEGEAAFYGPKLDFMVKDALGRKWQLGTIQVDYNLPERFELTYKGSDNEVHRPVMIHRAPFGSMERFVALLLEHTGGNFPLWLMPVQVIILSISEKYEKYSEKVLNLLENDEIRALVDHRNETIGKKIRESEMQKHPYMIIIGEQEEQEGKISVRQHGGEDLGMISVDDFSEIIKNEIKKTLKSF, from the coding sequence ATGATACATATTACATTACCTGATGGCAGCGTGAAAACGTTTGATGAGAACGTGACACCTATGGATGTTGCGAAAAGTATTAGCGAAGGGTTTGCTAGAAACGTGATTTCGGCAAACTTTAATGGTACAACTATTGAAACCGTTACGCCGTTGACCACGGATGGTTCGTTAGTTTTATATACTTGGAAGGATGATGAGGGAAAAACTGCTTTTTGGCATAGTTCTGCTCACGTTTTGGCTCAGGCTATTGAAGAGCTATATAGTGACGCTAAACTAACCATTGGACCTGCTATTGATAATGGTTTTTATTATGATGTAGATTTTGGTGAGCAAACTGTTTCGGAAAAGGACTTTAAAGCCATTGAAAACAAGATGTTAGAAATTGCTCGTGGTAAACATGAGTTTAAAATGAGATCGGCTAGTAAAGCGGAAGCTTTAGAACTATATAAAGGTAACGAATTTAAAACGGAACTTATTGAAAACTTAGAGGATGGCACTATTACCTTTTGCGATCACTCAACGTTTACAGATTTATGCCGCGGTGGACATATACCTAATACAGGGATAATAAAAGCTGTGAAAATTTTAAGTGTTGCCGGTGCATATTGGAGAGGTGATGAAAACAAACCCCAATTAACACGTGTTTACGCAACATCGTTCCCTAAACAAAAGGAACTTACTGAATATTTAGCTTTACTAGAAGAGGCTAAAAAACGCGACCATAGAAAGTTAGGAAAAGAACTTGAATTATTCGCGTTTTCGCAAAAAGTAGGACAAGGCTTGCCTCTTTGGTTACCTAAAGGCGCTGCTTTACGCGAACGTTTAGAAAACTTTTTGAAAGCTGCACAAAAGAAAGCGGGTTACGAAATGGTAATGACTCCGCATATTGGACAAAAGGAACTCTACGTTACTTCTGGGCATTATGCTAAGTATGGTGCTGATAGTTTTCAGCCTATTACAACACCTAAAGCTGATGAAGAGTTTTTGTTAAAACCCATGAACTGCCCACACCATTGTGAGGTTTACAATAATTTTCAATGGAGCTACAAAGATTTACCTGTACGCTACGCTGAATTTGGTACGGTTTATAGATATGAACAAAGTGGAGAACTCCATGGACTAACTCGAGTTAGAGGCTTTACTCAAGATGATGCGCATATTTTTTGCACCCCAAAACAATTAGATGAAGAGTTTAAAAGCGTAATTGATTTAGTACTTTATGTATTTGGATCTTTAGGTTTTGAAAACTTTACTGCTCAGGTTTCTGTAAGAGATCCTCAAAATCCCGACAAATACATTGGTGATGTTGCCAATTGGGAAAAAGCAGAGCAGGCTATTATTAATGCAGCTACCGATAAAGGTTTAGATTTTATTATAGAAGAAGGAGAGGCTGCTTTTTACGGTCCGAAACTAGATTTCATGGTGAAAGATGCCCTAGGAAGAAAGTGGCAACTTGGTACAATACAAGTAGATTATAACCTCCCTGAGCGCTTTGAATTAACGTACAAAGGCAGTGATAACGAGGTTCATCGCCCTGTTATGATACACCGTGCTCCTTTTGGAAGTATGGAACGCTTTGTGGCATTATTATTGGAACATACAGGTGGTAACTTCCCGCTTTGGCTTATGCCAGTGCAGGTAATTATTTTATCTATTAGCGAGAAATATGAAAAATACTCGGAAAAAGTTTTAAATTTGCTAGAAAATGACGAAATTCGCGCCCTTGTAGACCATAGAAATGAAACTATTGGGAAGAAGATTAGAGAATCTGAAATGCAAAAACACCCGTATATGATTATTATAGGGGAACAAGAAGAGCAAGAAGGCAAAATATCTGTACGCCAACACGGTGGAGAAGATTTAGGAATGATATCCGTTGACGACTTCTCTGAAATAATAAAGAATGAGATTAAAAAAACGTTAAAATCGTTTTAA
- the rpmI gene encoding 50S ribosomal protein L35: MPKMKTKSSAKKRFKLTGTGKLKRKHAFKSHILTKKSKKRKLALRHDTLVHKADENNIKTMLRLK, from the coding sequence ATGCCTAAAATGAAAACAAAATCTAGTGCTAAAAAGCGTTTCAAGCTTACTGGTACTGGTAAATTAAAAAGAAAGCACGCTTTTAAAAGTCACATCTTAACAAAGAAGTCTAAAAAGCGTAAGCTAGCACTGCGTCATGATACATTAGTACATAAAGCAGACGAAAATAACATTAAAACAATGTTGCGTTTAAAATAA